A genomic window from Bdellovibrio sp. SKB1291214 includes:
- a CDS encoding cryptochrome/photolyase family protein, whose protein sequence is MVIFWFRRDLRMNDNAGLFHALKDGNQIQPLFIFDSDILDKLEDTKDARVTFIYDTVASLKKNLQELKSDLWVRHGKPLEIFKDLLSQHQITAIYTNHDYEPYARKRDEEVSKLAKSKGVEFKTFKDQTLFEKDEILTSQGKPYTVYTPYKNNVLKTLNEFYLKSYPTETYKNSYSKIKKVEAMPTLQSLGFERTSIEFPPMKVSTKLLKNYANTRDIPSQEGGTSHLGMHLRFGTLSVRELAREGLKYSPVWLSELIWRDFFMQILWHYPEVEKRSFRPEYDKIAWRNSKADFNKWSEGKTGYPLVDAGMRELNATGFMHNRVRMVVASFLCKHLLIHWYEGERYFAKKLLDYDLAANNGNWQWAAGSGCDAAPYFRIFNPEAQAKRFDPNEEYIKKWVPEYGTDKYPEPMIDHNEARGRCLQAFTKALKK, encoded by the coding sequence ATGGTGATATTCTGGTTCCGTCGTGATTTGCGAATGAATGACAATGCCGGTCTTTTTCATGCGTTGAAAGACGGCAATCAAATTCAACCGCTCTTTATCTTCGATTCTGACATCCTTGATAAGCTGGAGGACACCAAAGATGCCCGAGTGACGTTTATTTACGACACTGTGGCCTCCCTAAAAAAGAACCTCCAAGAGTTGAAATCAGATTTATGGGTTCGGCACGGGAAACCCCTAGAGATCTTTAAAGACCTTTTAAGTCAACATCAGATTACTGCCATTTACACGAATCATGATTATGAGCCCTATGCGCGCAAACGCGATGAGGAAGTGTCAAAGCTGGCAAAATCCAAAGGTGTTGAATTTAAAACCTTTAAAGACCAAACTCTTTTTGAAAAAGATGAAATCCTGACATCGCAGGGCAAGCCCTATACTGTCTACACGCCATATAAAAACAATGTCTTAAAAACTCTGAACGAGTTTTACCTAAAATCCTATCCCACCGAGACTTACAAAAATTCCTATTCGAAGATCAAAAAAGTCGAGGCAATGCCAACGCTCCAGTCCCTAGGATTTGAAAGAACCTCCATCGAGTTTCCTCCCATGAAGGTTTCAACGAAGCTTTTGAAGAATTATGCAAATACTCGTGACATCCCATCGCAAGAAGGTGGCACATCTCACCTCGGCATGCATCTGCGTTTTGGTACCCTTAGCGTTCGGGAGCTGGCTCGAGAAGGACTAAAGTATTCCCCGGTCTGGTTAAGTGAACTTATTTGGCGTGATTTTTTTATGCAGATTTTGTGGCATTATCCAGAAGTTGAAAAACGCAGCTTTAGACCCGAATACGATAAGATTGCTTGGAGAAATTCTAAAGCAGATTTCAACAAATGGAGCGAGGGTAAAACGGGATACCCATTGGTTGATGCCGGAATGAGGGAGCTTAACGCAACAGGGTTTATGCACAATCGAGTGCGCATGGTGGTGGCGAGCTTTTTGTGTAAGCATTTGTTGATTCATTGGTACGAGGGTGAAAGATACTTCGCAAAAAAACTCTTGGATTATGATTTGGCAGCGAATAACGGAAACTGGCAATGGGCTGCCGGATCGGGCTGCGATGCTGCACCATATTTTAGAATATTTAATCCTGAAGCCCAAGCGAAAAGATTTGATCCGAATGAAGAGTATATAAAAAAATGGGTGCCAGAATACGGAACAGACAAATATCCTGAACCTATGATTGATCACAACGAAGCTCGCGGTCGTTGTTTGCAAGCCTTCACAAAGGCACTTAAAAAATAG
- a CDS encoding ABC1 kinase family protein, whose amino-acid sequence MDDKKSAKKQNSDAPASNKKEEQGLNKIKSSVFSRGLSIAKITLQTGASVAQHGVTTVLKSKEFKEANWKKLLETQASNISAELGQLKGSLMKAGQMLSMYGEHFLPPEANEFLKSLQSDSPSLNWSAIEKRLKELLPEEKLAQLEIEKEALASASMGQVHRAKIKATGELIVLKIQYPNVDKAIDSDLRAIKTMLSTLKLIPKDFNTDSLFAEIREMLVQETDYIQEANATEDYHRRLDGDHRFIVPKVYREYSGSKILATSFERGLRADDPVIQSLPQERRNRLAVNFLDLYFKEIFEWGVVQTDPHSGNYRIRIDPQGHDQLILLDFGATRTYDENFLGPYRQMVKGSLYNDRKVFTDAALKLGFVRETDSAELRSVFEAFCFETVEPFIEHGDPRNSLGRIDAQGNYDWKNTDLPQRLSKKVFQIARQFSFRTPPREIIFLDRKTGGVFIFLSILKAKMRGRDLLLKYLNKVD is encoded by the coding sequence ATGGATGATAAAAAGTCTGCTAAAAAACAGAATAGCGATGCACCAGCTTCCAATAAAAAGGAAGAACAGGGACTTAATAAAATTAAATCCTCGGTTTTTTCGCGTGGCCTTTCGATCGCAAAGATCACTTTGCAAACGGGCGCCTCCGTGGCCCAGCACGGTGTCACGACAGTTTTAAAATCTAAAGAATTCAAAGAAGCCAATTGGAAGAAGCTTTTAGAAACTCAAGCTTCCAATATCAGTGCAGAGCTGGGCCAGCTTAAAGGCAGCTTGATGAAAGCAGGGCAAATGCTTTCCATGTATGGTGAGCATTTTCTCCCACCTGAAGCCAATGAGTTTTTAAAATCTTTGCAATCAGATTCCCCGTCTTTGAATTGGAGTGCCATAGAAAAGCGCCTCAAAGAACTCTTGCCCGAAGAAAAACTCGCGCAACTGGAAATTGAAAAAGAGGCGCTGGCTTCCGCATCTATGGGACAGGTTCACCGCGCTAAAATTAAAGCGACAGGGGAATTAATCGTTTTAAAAATTCAGTATCCAAATGTCGATAAAGCTATTGATAGCGACCTGCGGGCTATCAAAACGATGCTTTCCACATTGAAGTTGATTCCCAAAGATTTCAACACGGACTCTTTGTTCGCGGAGATTCGTGAGATGTTGGTTCAAGAAACGGATTACATCCAAGAAGCCAACGCCACAGAAGACTACCATCGCCGTTTAGATGGGGATCATCGTTTTATCGTTCCAAAAGTTTACCGCGAGTATTCAGGTTCGAAAATCTTAGCTACATCCTTTGAACGAGGACTTCGCGCTGATGATCCGGTTATTCAAAGCCTTCCACAAGAGCGCCGCAATCGCTTGGCGGTGAACTTCTTAGATCTTTACTTTAAAGAGATTTTTGAGTGGGGCGTGGTGCAAACCGATCCCCATAGCGGAAACTATCGCATCCGCATTGATCCCCAAGGACACGACCAATTGATCCTTTTGGATTTTGGAGCGACTCGAACGTATGACGAAAACTTTCTAGGACCTTATCGTCAAATGGTGAAAGGCTCGCTATACAATGATCGCAAGGTGTTTACAGATGCTGCGTTGAAATTGGGATTCGTGCGCGAAACTGATAGCGCGGAGTTACGTTCGGTGTTTGAAGCCTTCTGTTTTGAAACTGTTGAACCGTTCATCGAACACGGTGATCCCAGAAATTCTTTAGGCCGTATTGATGCTCAAGGAAATTACGATTGGAAGAATACGGATCTTCCGCAGCGTTTATCTAAAAAGGTATTCCAAATCGCTCGGCAGTTTTCTTTTAGAACTCCTCCACGAGAAATTATTTTCCTGGATCGCAAGACCGGCGGGGTGTTTATCTTTCTTTCGATCTTAAAGGCGAAAATGCGGGGCCGAGATCTCCTACTCAAGTACCTTAATAAAGTGGATTAG
- a CDS encoding TlpA disulfide reductase family protein, protein MLRSFAVLVFSVLTPFALLAADVPNVKFTALPGESLNEHKIRFQDLKGKVVLVDFWATWCEPCKEALPHYAALYKKYKQQGLVVIAINEDEKAVERDAYLKKTPYPFPVFADPEKKLLATFDVAAIPTVFVFDKNTKPVTFIRGFDAKKAQVLEKTVQDLLNVR, encoded by the coding sequence ATGTTACGTTCCTTTGCTGTGCTCGTATTTTCAGTACTCACGCCGTTCGCTTTGCTCGCCGCAGATGTTCCAAACGTAAAATTCACAGCCCTGCCCGGCGAATCGCTGAACGAACATAAAATTCGCTTCCAAGACCTAAAAGGCAAAGTCGTATTGGTCGATTTCTGGGCCACGTGGTGCGAACCGTGTAAAGAAGCTCTGCCCCACTATGCGGCTCTTTATAAGAAGTATAAACAGCAAGGCTTGGTCGTTATCGCCATTAACGAGGATGAGAAAGCTGTTGAACGTGATGCTTATCTTAAAAAGACTCCCTATCCATTCCCGGTCTTTGCTGACCCGGAGAAGAAACTCCTTGCGACTTTCGATGTCGCAGCAATCCCCACTGTTTTTGTTTTCGATAAAAACACAAAACCTGTGACTTTCATTCGCGGCTTCGACGCTAAGAAAGCACAGGTTCTAGAAAAGACTGTTCAGGATTTGCTGAACGTTAGGTGA
- a CDS encoding calcium-binding protein, with protein sequence MKSTFVFGTAVALLSSSAFAVDQSNVISRDVPMAVNSVSSGESVVGAPSSGTVTRSGRSTMTVRLVNSCFPTNLRAVTNPLARSSLVTADINLLIGSHTYNLKAEYPANIVGDRPQNPLQVFTGTVTNMKSSKYKMTPEGGTVSMYGNVVEFKTLIPTGVSVDDSATITVSKENVALGAMKFEQEILDCNTGPVWGEYGYSSKIPTYGCADFMGKDGDISATIAGFNVSPDRSLAEIFISFPGETGFCGGYWSPLMVFFDDKLPKFDNVSSFPLNPDGKTYWPNKNGPGFFLSLDRDKNGKIDKKDELFGNTAQFDNGFDALKELDTNKDGIIDAKDKDFKNLVLWNDKNGDGISQKTEMTRARLKLDKIELNYENIHQTVGANAELRQRSKFHYTDAQGKKKTGIVYDVWISPYIAPSLAATK encoded by the coding sequence ATGAAATCGACATTTGTTTTCGGAACAGCGGTAGCATTGCTGAGCAGCAGTGCATTTGCCGTTGATCAGAGCAACGTCATAAGTCGAGATGTGCCGATGGCCGTTAACTCCGTAAGTTCGGGGGAATCGGTTGTCGGAGCGCCGTCATCAGGTACCGTTACAAGATCGGGCCGATCAACAATGACTGTGCGTCTGGTGAACTCTTGCTTTCCAACCAATCTACGAGCTGTAACAAATCCATTGGCTCGAAGTTCATTGGTAACAGCAGATATCAATCTTTTGATTGGCTCTCACACATACAATTTAAAAGCTGAATATCCTGCCAATATCGTGGGTGACAGACCGCAAAATCCATTACAGGTTTTCACTGGCACTGTAACTAACATGAAGTCTTCAAAATATAAGATGACTCCTGAGGGTGGTACAGTTTCCATGTACGGCAATGTGGTAGAATTCAAAACATTGATTCCTACGGGGGTTTCTGTTGATGACTCTGCTACTATTACCGTATCGAAGGAAAATGTGGCTCTGGGGGCGATGAAGTTTGAGCAAGAGATTTTGGATTGCAATACGGGTCCAGTTTGGGGCGAGTACGGCTACTCTTCCAAGATTCCAACCTACGGCTGTGCGGATTTTATGGGTAAGGACGGCGACATTTCCGCAACCATTGCAGGCTTTAACGTATCTCCAGATCGCTCGTTAGCAGAGATCTTTATCAGCTTCCCTGGGGAGACTGGTTTTTGCGGTGGTTACTGGTCGCCATTGATGGTCTTCTTCGATGATAAGCTTCCAAAATTTGATAACGTCAGTAGCTTTCCATTAAATCCAGATGGGAAAACATACTGGCCAAATAAAAACGGTCCGGGATTCTTTCTAAGTCTTGATCGTGACAAGAACGGAAAAATCGATAAGAAAGACGAATTATTTGGTAACACAGCTCAATTCGATAACGGTTTTGATGCTCTGAAGGAGCTTGATACCAACAAAGACGGTATTATCGATGCCAAGGACAAAGACTTTAAGAATCTTGTCTTGTGGAATGATAAGAATGGTGATGGTATTTCTCAAAAAACGGAGATGACGAGGGCTCGTTTAAAGCTTGATAAGATCGAGCTTAATTATGAGAACATTCACCAGACAGTGGGAGCTAATGCAGAGTTGCGCCAACGCTCAAAATTCCATTACACGGACGCCCAGGGAAAGAAAAAAACTGGAATTGTGTACGATGTATGGATTTCTCCCTATATCGCGCCAAGTTTGGCTGCAACCAAATAG
- a CDS encoding type IV pilus modification PilV family protein, producing MIKKLLIANKKGQGIIESLVALGLISVIGMTFAGGLISLRNTSKKSVMASATDRQIADIAENIKAGVQDYQVNFDYDQQKIDDYLPINNLPMLWDVGMVASKGECPRCEGTYGYIIQPYEKYRGLYLVTLRMTHKSWLPEKFRDYNFVVSAK from the coding sequence ATGATTAAAAAGTTATTAATAGCAAATAAAAAAGGACAAGGTATCATCGAATCTCTTGTCGCGCTCGGATTAATTTCCGTAATCGGTATGACATTTGCCGGGGGATTAATTTCTCTTAGAAATACATCTAAGAAAAGTGTTATGGCATCGGCTACCGATCGCCAGATTGCGGATATTGCTGAGAATATCAAGGCGGGAGTTCAGGACTATCAGGTCAACTTTGATTATGATCAGCAGAAAATCGATGATTATCTTCCTATTAATAATCTGCCCATGCTTTGGGATGTGGGGATGGTTGCATCTAAAGGAGAATGCCCTCGATGTGAGGGCACATATGGTTATATCATTCAGCCTTATGAAAAATACCGTGGTCTTTATCTGGTGACATTGCGAATGACCCATAAAAGTTGGCTGCCAGAAAAATTTAGAGACTACAATTTCGTTGTGAGCGCAAAATGA
- a CDS encoding coiled-coil domain-containing protein yields the protein MFRYKGNTKGNAILQVLTAIAVMSISFYFLSTYVIAQRKQIVKTKNVVNLKFAVNSALDYVVFGIRQKYCFDDNTLLQNTTSCDWKHAGNVERLVMSDEQLQSLQAMVAAGTSIGPYDSLSTLRLDTIQRTLKFPVSSAHPLFPVVNSLKRVVDEMTGKEIPVKGISVTISRPENSGYLPKAGREVYVVAKVSLIDSGGVVIQIGSEPISVTSRLAIYPRELGSFALVLPGDLHMDKDWMASQVKAGDVMFHKYPDKKTIGTSAGMVFKSPVFVNGNIYLAKDTGNASTSNYSATTFADRVYMGNGWILNPDNSPYAPVSQGALPDRFWADSRVFGGFLRGIENDGLRDLGLDVLSGASSGSNGNEYNLNEICANLNLKSTELDSMEASNVKAALQDSSDGNEAYSRYRINLTNYNTFYAQKNALPAPTTYSKSGNAWKEVVNYSVNNNGKLTGAIASVEFGYGDGDEKKTFSMEMTKNGSFSLKPPVLNDQLYSNNKNEIIKQQKIISESSTISRENTAELAVLSSKIQAAQTEVDKVQDKLDIALNREKEPEVVVKPTVTPTATATASATATATATASPTATVSPTISPTATVAPTPTATASPSETVTPPSGGWYSQAEVDKLKAELATAKATLKKWQDQRDALEKADNTNTASIKDAQKVIESLSTYQSAYEKAKNAPPEIAVDLNKVYSWSGKEYKDRIDVEITSDDFQNLIDSKGNRISKFYVRFKMYDGTYYNSQPIRSTADANHLTGFLNFTVDSSGRITRPTMLSATSGTAGTEDDQSADMAARCEEYYNMINSQSFGAANWGVSFSSNTRKSWNFAGVTGSVTTDPILAEKKWTSNDTKFGVFSIVKNCIITKDVTFVTGFYTCDNLTIETRTQPLRIIGTFIIGKNMRVAPEAIKAGIVWSSIYWPQATPELRSRLILAPYTEPTNVAKCDKLPSPIWHPMPSIQETADRMACNVISLRAKADPFKWTAVDPDCGIPPGATQTVPTCKRRIYHYYVVEQAREGAGI from the coding sequence ATGTTTAGGTATAAAGGAAATACGAAGGGTAATGCTATTCTTCAAGTACTTACAGCCATCGCTGTGATGAGTATCAGCTTTTACTTCTTGTCGACATACGTTATTGCCCAAAGAAAACAAATCGTTAAAACCAAGAACGTCGTCAATTTAAAGTTTGCCGTGAACAGCGCTCTTGACTATGTGGTTTTTGGGATCCGTCAAAAGTATTGCTTTGATGATAATACACTTTTGCAGAATACGACAAGTTGTGACTGGAAGCATGCTGGTAATGTGGAGCGATTGGTAATGTCGGATGAGCAGCTTCAATCTCTGCAAGCTATGGTCGCGGCTGGCACCAGTATTGGTCCGTACGACAGTTTGAGCACACTTCGCCTTGATACCATTCAGCGAACTCTTAAGTTTCCGGTTTCGTCGGCCCATCCTCTATTTCCGGTGGTGAATAGTTTAAAACGAGTTGTGGATGAGATGACTGGGAAAGAAATTCCAGTCAAAGGGATCTCTGTTACCATTAGCAGACCTGAAAATTCCGGTTACTTGCCCAAGGCAGGTCGTGAAGTTTACGTCGTTGCAAAGGTGTCCTTAATCGATAGTGGTGGTGTCGTGATCCAAATCGGTAGTGAACCGATTTCTGTGACTTCGCGGCTCGCAATTTATCCGCGTGAATTAGGCTCATTTGCATTGGTTTTACCTGGCGATTTGCATATGGATAAGGACTGGATGGCCTCGCAAGTGAAGGCGGGCGATGTCATGTTTCACAAATATCCAGATAAAAAAACTATCGGTACAAGTGCCGGTATGGTGTTCAAAAGTCCTGTCTTCGTGAACGGTAATATTTATCTGGCGAAAGATACCGGAAATGCTTCCACATCCAACTATTCTGCAACGACATTTGCAGATAGAGTTTACATGGGAAATGGATGGATTTTAAACCCAGACAACTCACCTTACGCACCAGTATCGCAGGGGGCTTTGCCAGATCGTTTTTGGGCAGACTCTCGTGTATTTGGCGGATTTTTACGAGGCATTGAAAATGACGGTCTTCGAGATTTAGGTTTGGACGTATTGTCGGGTGCATCTTCTGGCTCAAACGGTAACGAGTATAACCTAAATGAGATTTGTGCGAACTTAAATTTAAAAAGTACAGAGCTTGATTCAATGGAAGCATCCAATGTAAAAGCTGCGTTGCAAGATTCGTCTGATGGAAACGAAGCGTATTCACGTTATCGTATTAATCTGACGAACTACAATACATTTTATGCTCAAAAGAATGCGTTGCCTGCGCCAACGACCTATTCAAAGAGTGGTAATGCATGGAAAGAAGTTGTTAATTATTCGGTTAATAACAATGGTAAATTGACGGGTGCAATTGCAAGCGTTGAATTTGGATATGGTGACGGAGACGAAAAGAAAACTTTCAGCATGGAGATGACAAAGAACGGCTCCTTTTCTTTGAAACCACCGGTTTTAAATGACCAGCTTTATTCAAACAATAAGAATGAAATAATTAAACAGCAAAAGATAATTTCGGAGAGCTCAACTATTTCTCGTGAAAATACTGCTGAGTTAGCTGTTTTAAGTTCCAAAATTCAAGCAGCCCAAACGGAAGTCGATAAGGTCCAAGATAAATTGGACATAGCTTTGAATAGAGAGAAAGAACCGGAAGTGGTCGTTAAACCAACGGTGACTCCGACCGCTACAGCAACAGCTTCAGCAACAGCCACAGCCACAGCGACGGCTTCTCCTACAGCAACAGTTTCTCCAACAATTTCCCCAACTGCAACAGTAGCACCGACACCAACGGCTACAGCATCGCCTTCAGAAACTGTCACACCTCCTTCAGGCGGTTGGTACAGTCAAGCAGAAGTGGATAAATTAAAAGCTGAATTGGCCACTGCAAAAGCGACATTGAAGAAATGGCAAGATCAAAGAGATGCCCTTGAAAAGGCAGACAATACTAATACAGCAAGCATAAAGGATGCGCAGAAGGTAATTGAATCTTTATCTACTTACCAAAGTGCTTATGAAAAAGCAAAAAATGCTCCTCCCGAAATTGCAGTAGACTTAAATAAAGTTTATAGCTGGTCAGGTAAAGAGTATAAAGATCGTATCGACGTGGAGATCACGTCAGATGATTTTCAGAATCTAATTGATAGTAAAGGCAACCGCATCAGTAAGTTTTATGTACGTTTTAAAATGTACGATGGAACTTACTATAACAGTCAGCCAATCCGTTCCACGGCGGATGCAAATCACTTAACTGGTTTCTTGAATTTTACCGTAGATTCGTCGGGTCGTATTACTCGTCCAACAATGTTGTCAGCAACTTCGGGTACCGCAGGTACTGAAGATGATCAGTCTGCGGACATGGCGGCTCGCTGTGAAGAGTATTATAATATGATCAACTCTCAATCATTCGGTGCTGCAAACTGGGGGGTAAGCTTCTCTTCGAACACTAGGAAGTCTTGGAATTTCGCTGGTGTGACAGGTAGTGTGACAACAGATCCAATTTTGGCAGAGAAAAAATGGACTTCGAATGATACTAAGTTCGGTGTTTTTTCAATTGTGAAAAATTGTATCATCACGAAAGATGTAACTTTCGTCACAGGTTTTTATACATGTGACAATCTGACAATCGAAACGCGCACTCAGCCACTTCGAATTATTGGTACCTTTATCATAGGTAAAAATATGAGAGTAGCCCCTGAAGCTATTAAGGCCGGAATTGTTTGGAGTAGTATCTATTGGCCACAGGCGACACCAGAACTAAGAAGTCGCTTAATTCTTGCCCCATATACAGAACCAACCAATGTTGCTAAGTGTGATAAATTACCATCTCCGATTTGGCATCCAATGCCATCTATCCAAGAGACCGCTGATCGCATGGCTTGTAACGTAATCAGCTTACGCGCTAAGGCCGATCCATTTAAATGGACGGCTGTGGATCCTGATTGTGGTATCCCGCCTGGTGCAACACAAACAGTTCCGACATGTAAGCGCCGTATCTACCACTACTACGTGGTTGAGCAAGCTAGGGAAGGGGCCGGCATATGA
- a CDS encoding cation diffusion facilitator family transporter, with protein MSNEHHHHHHSHSGGHHHHHSHGAVIGRMRFAFVLNLGFALVELVGGYLTNSVAIMSDALHDFGDALAMIIAIVMEKVSHKSSDQKFSYGYRRFSVLGAVITGMVLIIGSVFILVEAVPRLLNPQPVHANGMLVLAVMGVAINGFAALRVSKGTSLNERMLMWHMIEDVLGWVLVLFGALVMKFWDIPQVDAGLAVALSLWILFNVFKNLREAMKVFLMASPTGASAEVVSEEIKKIPMVVDVHHSHLWSLDGENHVYTAHVVLKSEANTSDMQNVKNEIKKRVKNFGIVEATIETELTGVSCLDPQHS; from the coding sequence ATGAGTAATGAACATCACCATCATCATCACAGTCATAGCGGCGGGCATCATCACCATCATAGCCATGGAGCCGTTATCGGTCGCATGCGCTTCGCCTTTGTTCTCAACCTGGGGTTTGCATTAGTTGAATTGGTGGGTGGTTACTTGACTAATTCTGTAGCGATTATGAGTGATGCTCTTCATGATTTCGGAGATGCATTAGCGATGATCATTGCTATCGTGATGGAGAAAGTTTCTCATAAATCGAGTGATCAAAAGTTTTCATATGGATATCGTCGCTTTTCTGTTTTGGGTGCGGTCATCACGGGGATGGTACTGATCATCGGTTCTGTTTTTATTTTAGTGGAAGCAGTTCCGCGCCTGTTAAACCCGCAGCCCGTTCATGCTAACGGAATGTTAGTATTAGCGGTTATGGGTGTGGCAATAAATGGATTTGCGGCACTCCGAGTTTCTAAAGGGACTTCGTTGAATGAGCGGATGCTCATGTGGCACATGATTGAAGATGTTCTAGGTTGGGTTTTGGTTTTATTCGGAGCCTTGGTCATGAAGTTTTGGGACATCCCACAAGTCGATGCGGGCCTTGCCGTGGCATTGTCATTGTGGATCTTATTCAATGTTTTCAAAAATCTTCGTGAAGCCATGAAGGTGTTCTTAATGGCTTCTCCAACCGGGGCTTCCGCCGAGGTTGTTTCTGAAGAGATCAAAAAGATTCCGATGGTCGTCGATGTTCACCATTCGCACCTTTGGTCCCTTGACGGTGAAAACCATGTTTATACCGCGCATGTTGTTTTGAAAAGTGAAGCGAATACTTCCGATATGCAAAACGTAAAGAACGAAATAAAAAAACGCGTGAAAAACTTTGGAATTGTCGAGGCCACTATTGAGACAGAGCTAACGGGTGTCTCATGTTTAGACCCTCAGCATTCTTAA
- a CDS encoding COX15/CtaA family protein — protein MMTRTQYKKLAFGLLVYTILVILWGAWVRISHSGDGCGDTWPLCHGQLIPEAQRGKTWVEYGHRLMSGIYGFVVIYFFWMARKLYPVGHFARKAAVAALIFMITEALLGAKLVLFKLVTTNDTPYRAFVMALHQVNSFMLTGAVALAYAAAALNDTTPAPLANYKKYKLLPWVIVILGTTGAWAALSNSLFPTDNILEGLLADLSSESHYLIRLRGLHPVLAVLGAGSMALFFWLKAQTTENPLLQKKSVQMAGILIVQILFGMSTLFLHAPTWMKITHLCLAQVIWVILLQWLFFTRNPTSSPAQQAT, from the coding sequence ATGATGACACGCACTCAATACAAGAAACTTGCATTTGGCCTTTTAGTTTACACAATCCTCGTGATTTTATGGGGTGCTTGGGTGCGCATCTCTCACTCGGGAGACGGCTGTGGAGACACTTGGCCCTTGTGTCACGGGCAATTAATCCCCGAAGCTCAACGCGGAAAAACTTGGGTTGAGTACGGCCATCGCCTCATGTCTGGGATCTATGGTTTTGTTGTGATCTATTTCTTCTGGATGGCTCGCAAACTCTACCCTGTTGGTCACTTTGCTCGCAAAGCTGCTGTAGCTGCACTGATTTTCATGATCACCGAGGCTTTGCTAGGCGCCAAGCTTGTTCTTTTTAAACTGGTGACGACGAACGATACGCCTTACCGTGCTTTCGTCATGGCACTTCATCAGGTGAATTCATTTATGTTAACAGGTGCAGTCGCTTTAGCTTACGCGGCAGCGGCTTTAAATGACACCACTCCGGCTCCCCTTGCGAACTACAAAAAGTATAAACTACTTCCATGGGTCATCGTGATCTTGGGTACAACAGGTGCGTGGGCGGCACTTTCTAATTCCCTCTTTCCCACCGATAATATTTTAGAAGGACTACTGGCGGATCTTTCCTCCGAATCCCATTACCTAATTCGCTTGCGCGGTCTGCACCCTGTTCTGGCTGTTTTAGGTGCCGGCAGTATGGCTTTATTTTTCTGGTTAAAAGCACAAACGACGGAAAACCCTTTGCTGCAAAAAAAATCAGTGCAAATGGCGGGTATTTTAATTGTGCAAATTCTGTTCGGGATGAGTACGTTATTTTTGCATGCGCCCACTTGGATGAAAATCACTCACCTGTGCCTGGCACAAGTGATCTGGGTCATTTTGCTTCAATGGCTCTTCTTTACGAGAAATCCGACA